One window of the Hippoglossus hippoglossus isolate fHipHip1 chromosome 9, fHipHip1.pri, whole genome shotgun sequence genome contains the following:
- the si:dkey-90l8.3 gene encoding LIM domain transcription factor LMO4-B isoform X1 translates to MVNSQASGVPSAPRSCAGCGGKIADRFLLFSMERYWHTRCLKCSCCQAQLGDIGTTCYSKGGMILCRSDYIRLFGHSGACSACGQSIPANEMVMRAQGNVYHLKCFSCATCRNRLMPGDRFHYINGTIFCEHDRPGAALLNSHMPPLQSNSVLTDQKYRGTL, encoded by the exons ATGGTGAACAGCCAGGCATCAGGCGTGCCGTCGGCCCCCAGGTCATGTGCAGGATGCGGAGGAAAGATCGCAGACCGCTTCCTGCTCTTCTCCATGGAGCGCTACTGGCACACTCGCTGCCTCAAGTGCTCTTGCTGCCAAGCCCAACTGGGGGACATTGGCACCACCTGCTACAGCAAAGGGGGCATGATTCTTTGTCGGAGCGACTACATCAG actGTTCGGGCACAGCGGGGCGTGCAGCGCCTGCGGCCAGTCGATTCCAGCCAACGAAATGGTAATGAGGGCACAGGGAAATGTTTACCACCTCAAG TGTTTCAGCTGTGCCACCTGTAGAAACAGACTGATGCCCGGCGATCGCTTCCACTACATCAATGGTACAATCTTCTGCGAGCACGACAGACCCGGTGCTGCCTTGCTCAACAGCCACATGCCTCCACTTCAGAGCAACTCTGTGTTGACAGACCAGAAG
- the si:dkey-90l8.3 gene encoding LIM domain transcription factor LMO4-B isoform X2 → MVNSQASGVPSAPRSCAGCGGKIADRFLLFSMERYWHTRCLKCSCCQAQLGDIGTTCYSKGGMILCRSDYIRLFGHSGACSACGQSIPANEMVMRAQGNVYHLKCFSCATCRNRLMPGDRFHYINGTIFCEHDRPGAALLNSHMPPLQSNSVLTDQKVC, encoded by the exons ATGGTGAACAGCCAGGCATCAGGCGTGCCGTCGGCCCCCAGGTCATGTGCAGGATGCGGAGGAAAGATCGCAGACCGCTTCCTGCTCTTCTCCATGGAGCGCTACTGGCACACTCGCTGCCTCAAGTGCTCTTGCTGCCAAGCCCAACTGGGGGACATTGGCACCACCTGCTACAGCAAAGGGGGCATGATTCTTTGTCGGAGCGACTACATCAG actGTTCGGGCACAGCGGGGCGTGCAGCGCCTGCGGCCAGTCGATTCCAGCCAACGAAATGGTAATGAGGGCACAGGGAAATGTTTACCACCTCAAG TGTTTCAGCTGTGCCACCTGTAGAAACAGACTGATGCCCGGCGATCGCTTCCACTACATCAATGGTACAATCTTCTGCGAGCACGACAGACCCGGTGCTGCCTTGCTCAACAGCCACATGCCTCCACTTCAGAGCAACTCTGTGTTGACAGACCAGAAG gTTTGCTGA